CCTGTATCTGGCCATATTGTGAGAATGTTGTTTGCATAAGATCCTCAGTTATAACATTACTTGTAAATCCTCCACAATATACAGTTGTATTAGTAGGTGAACTCTGGTTATAGACTTCATCAAATGTCGGCTGCTTGGCCCGCTTGCTACTTGGAGCACCTTCATTTGGCCTATTTGTTGGCGGTTTGCGCGTTGACCAGTTCGTGCGTATAGAGCGTGATCCCAACCATTGGCCGTTCATTGCTTGAATTGCTGCTTCAGCATCTGCTTTCTTAACAAAGGATACGAAAGCATAACCCTTAGATTTGAGCGTTTGTGGGTCGCGAACTATTCTACAGTTAGAGATCTCTCCGAAAGGCGCAAACGCCTCACGTAATATGTGGGTTTCAATCTCTGGTGACAAATCGCCTACGAATATGTGATGATGGTTACTCGTATCCGTTTTTGGTTGATTACCAGGACTGGTAGCCCAGTTAACCTTCATTTCCTTCTCGAGAAACACTCGCTTGTTCATGGCGGCCAGGGCCGTAGCCGCCGCCGAGTGACTTGTAAACTCAAGAAATGCATATGGATCGTTGCCGGGTTCGCGTATTATCTTACAGCCTTTTACCTCGCCTATTTGCCCGAACAACGCGCATAGGAAATCTTCTGTCACACTCGCGTCTAAATTACCGACGTAGAGAGTTTTCGGGTGGCTTTCGTCGCCCATATTAGCTTATATCGTAATCTAGCGATTACTTAATTACGACTATGAACACTAATCTTGAAAATAAACGCTAACTGAAGTTATTTCATCACATAAAACATAGGATGACGGATAAAAGAAGGAAAAATGTCGCAAAC
The sequence above is drawn from the Amyelois transitella isolate CPQ chromosome 18, ilAmyTran1.1, whole genome shotgun sequence genome and encodes:
- the LOC106137442 gene encoding nucleolysin TIAR; its protein translation is MGDESHPKTLYVGNLDASVTEDFLCALFGQIGEVKGCKIIREPGNDPYAFLEFTSHSAAATALAAMNKRVFLEKEMKVNWATSPGNQPKTDTSNHHHIFVGDLSPEIETHILREAFAPFGEISNCRIVRDPQTLKSKGYAFVSFVKKADAEAAIQAMNGQWLGSRSIRTNWSTRKPPTNRPNEGAPSSKRAKQPTFDEVYNQSSPTNTTVYCGGFTSNVITEDLMQTTFSQYGQIQDIRVFRDKGYAFIRFTTKEAAAHAIEATHNTEISGHTVKCFWGKENGGGESQSSNNTPAPPAAVASQPQYPYPYQQGMGYWYAQGYPALQGYMAPGYYQQYTAAYSNPQAAAAAGYRMSMPGGGAGGAGGAWAGQPPVMYSAAMPSAQYPSQ